Proteins encoded in a region of the Thermocaproicibacter melissae genome:
- the nth gene encoding endonuclease III, whose translation MTKKQRAALAVQALKKEYPDAICSLNYKDPLQLLIATRLSAQCTDARVNLVTPALFKRFPTLDAFCNGTQEEIEEYIHSCGLYKTKARDILAMCRMLKEKFNGVVPDTIEALTQLPGVGRKTANLVVGDIYHKPAVVTDTHCIRICGRLGLSEGKDPAKVEKQLRAVLPPEESNDFCHRLVLHGRAVCTARNPKCEKCCMNKFCKSSTVKDESTA comes from the coding sequence ATGACAAAAAAGCAACGCGCCGCACTCGCTGTGCAGGCGTTGAAAAAAGAATATCCGGACGCCATTTGTTCCCTTAACTACAAGGACCCGCTTCAGCTGCTGATTGCAACCCGGCTTTCCGCACAATGTACGGACGCTCGGGTTAACCTCGTTACCCCTGCTCTTTTTAAGCGGTTCCCGACGCTTGACGCATTCTGCAACGGCACGCAGGAAGAAATCGAAGAATACATTCATTCCTGCGGCCTCTACAAGACCAAAGCTCGTGACATTCTGGCAATGTGCCGCATGCTCAAAGAGAAATTCAACGGTGTTGTTCCCGACACAATTGAGGCTTTAACGCAGCTTCCGGGGGTCGGGCGCAAAACCGCCAACCTTGTTGTGGGCGATATTTACCACAAGCCGGCTGTGGTAACGGATACACACTGCATCCGCATCTGCGGACGGCTCGGCTTGAGCGAAGGCAAAGACCCCGCAAAGGTGGAAAAGCAGCTTCGCGCGGTTCTCCCGCCGGAGGAATCTAACGACTTCTGTCACCGGCTTGTTCTGCACGGAAGGGCTGTTTGTACCGCGCGAAACCCGAAATGTGAAAAATGCTGCATGAACAAATTCTGCAAATCTTCCACCGTCAAAGACGAATCAACTGCATAA
- the glyA gene encoding serine hydroxymethyltransferase, whose translation MYSDMMDTIGYVSKVDPDVGAAMKKELGRQRDNLELIASENIVSPAVMAAMGSVLTNKYAEGYPGKRYYGGCQYVDVVEEIARKRACELFGAEHANVQPHSGAQANTAVYFALLQPGDTVMGMSLSEGGHLTHGSPVNISGKYFNFVPYGVSPETGRIDYDKVYETAMKVKPKIIVSGASAYPRIIDFKKFREICDACGAIMMVDMAHIAGLVASGDHPNPVEWADIVTTTTHKTLRGPRGGLILCREQYAKAIDKAVFPGTQGGPLMHIIAGKAVCLGEALKPEFKEYGHRIVKNAQALANGLMKRGVKLVTGGTDNHLMMIDLSGMELTGKELEQRLDSVNITANKNTVPNEKRSPFVTSGLRLGTPAVTTRGLNEADMDKIAECISLAIFDFEASKEKIHATVKDICSRYPLYQ comes from the coding sequence ATGTACAGTGATATGATGGATACCATCGGCTATGTTTCTAAGGTCGACCCCGATGTCGGAGCGGCTATGAAGAAGGAACTTGGGCGTCAGCGCGACAATTTGGAGCTGATTGCTTCAGAAAATATAGTTTCTCCTGCGGTTATGGCGGCTATGGGCAGCGTCCTTACCAACAAGTATGCCGAAGGTTACCCGGGCAAACGCTATTACGGCGGCTGCCAGTACGTTGACGTTGTGGAAGAGATCGCCCGCAAACGCGCCTGTGAGCTGTTCGGTGCAGAACATGCCAACGTTCAGCCGCACTCCGGTGCTCAGGCCAACACTGCGGTGTATTTTGCACTTCTCCAGCCCGGCGATACGGTAATGGGAATGAGCCTTTCGGAAGGCGGCCACCTGACACATGGTTCTCCGGTGAATATTTCGGGAAAATATTTCAATTTCGTTCCCTATGGCGTCAGCCCCGAGACAGGCCGCATAGATTACGACAAGGTTTATGAAACCGCTATGAAAGTGAAGCCGAAGATTATTGTTTCCGGTGCAAGTGCTTATCCGAGGATAATCGACTTCAAAAAATTCCGTGAAATCTGCGATGCCTGTGGTGCCATCATGATGGTTGATATGGCGCACATTGCTGGCCTTGTCGCTTCCGGGGATCATCCCAACCCGGTGGAGTGGGCAGACATTGTCACCACCACTACACACAAAACGCTTCGCGGTCCCCGCGGCGGCTTGATTCTTTGCCGAGAGCAGTACGCAAAGGCGATTGACAAGGCAGTTTTCCCAGGTACACAGGGCGGCCCGCTCATGCACATCATCGCCGGCAAGGCAGTTTGCCTCGGTGAGGCTTTGAAGCCTGAATTTAAGGAATACGGCCATCGCATCGTCAAAAACGCGCAGGCACTCGCCAACGGCCTCATGAAGCGCGGCGTCAAGCTGGTAACCGGCGGAACAGACAACCATCTTATGATGATCGACCTGAGCGGTATGGAACTGACCGGAAAAGAACTGGAACAGCGCCTGGATTCCGTCAATATCACTGCCAATAAAAATACGGTTCCGAATGAGAAGCGCAGCCCGTTTGTTACAAGCGGCCTTCGCCTCGGAACTCCGGCTGTTACAACACGCGGCCTGAACGAAGCCGATATGGACAAGATTGCCGAGTGCATCAGCCTCGCGATATTTGACTTTGAAGCATCGAAAGAAAAGATTCATGCAACCGTAAAAGACATTTGCAGCCGTTATCCGCTTTATCAGTAA